A single region of the Malaclemys terrapin pileata isolate rMalTer1 chromosome 4, rMalTer1.hap1, whole genome shotgun sequence genome encodes:
- the LOC128836531 gene encoding complement decay-accelerating factor-like isoform X1, with protein MSPGLPDPALALGLLALLLPGTRGDCGPLPKLNHAIPSDMDRAEGFPVDTQVTYRCRDGFVKIPGKSDTVVCLSNSQWSNINEFCGRSCGAPTRLKFAALSKEDESKNYHPVGGTVRYTCRPGYENITKMLLVRTCLENLTWSEAPEFCRRKSCGHPGELLHGRAVHITEFLYGAKIDFLCEDGYKLIGRPFIQCRLKGDEVEWSQLPTCQVITCPSPPYIANGTYDGRGVENFAYNSTVTYRCDPGFRLIGAASIHCTTKDKTSGIWSGPAPECKDTTAHVLLKGNKTSDTFSGSNKASNNTVLEQHKKKRIKRPYYVSQFQNKRFTITSSRSSSFPRGDLRTRGSWITPPLFRFAVPLYINQNYCSVRTKERSICRQSYMGISGVLPSATCFQNLKWSEVPGFCGTRSLLSRRTRAWQSCCYNRFPIRCKSGFHP; from the exons ATGTCCCCGGGGCTCCCCGACCCCGCGCTGGCTCTGGGGCTCCTGGCGCTGCTGCTGCCCGGGACTCGCG GTGACTGTGGGCCCCTGCCAAAGCTGAATCATGCTATCCCCTCTGATATGGATCGGGCAGAGGGCTTCCCTGTTGACACACAAGTTACATACAGGTGCCGTGATGGCTTTGTTAAAATCCCTGGAAAGTCAGACACTGTAGTGTGCCTTTCAAACTCACAATGGTCCAACATCAACGAGTTTTGTGGTC GTAGCTGTGGTGCCCCAACAAGGTTAAAGTTTGCTGCCTTAAGTAAGGAAGATGAGAGCAAGAATTACCATCCTGTTGGGGGCACTGTGAGATATACTTGTCGCCCAGGGTATGAGAACATCACGAAAATGCTTCTTGTTCGTACTTGTCTTGAAAACTTAACATGGTCAGAAGCCCCTGAGTTTTGTAGAA GGAAATCATGTGGTCATCCAGGAGAACTACTCCATGGCAGAGCTGTTCATATAACAGAATTTCTATATGGTGCAAAAATAGACTTCCTCTGTGAAGATGG gTACAAACTGATTGGGCGGCCTTTCATTCAATGTAGGCTTAAGGGAGATGAAGTTGAATGGAGTCAACTTCCAACTTGCCAAG TGATTACTTGTCCTTCCCCTCCTTACATTGCCAATGGGACATACGATGGCAGGGGTGTAGAAAATTTTGCTTATAACTCAACAGTAACTTACCGCTGTGACCCTGGGTTCCGGCTTATTGGAGCTGCCTCCATTCATTGTACAACAAAAGATAAAACAAGTGGAATCTGGAGTGGACCTGCTCCTGAATGCAAAG ACACAACTGCACATGTCctattaaaaggaaataaaacaagtgATACTTTCTCAG GTTCTAATAAGGCATCCAATAACACGGTACTTGAGCAACATAagaaaaagagaataaaaagacCGTATTATGTATCACAATTCCAAAACAAACGTTTCACCATCACTTCCTCCCGGTCTTCCTCATTTCCCAGAGGTGACCTGAGGACACGAG GTAGTTGGATTACTCCACCACTGTTCAGATTTGCTGTACCACTGTACATTAATCAGAACTATTGTTCTGTCAGAACCAAGGAAAGATCTATTTGCCGCCAGAGTTACATGGGAATCTCTGGAGTATTACCCAGCGCCACGTGCTTTCAAAACTTAAAATGGTCAGAAGTCCCAGGGTTCTGTGGAA CGAGATCTTTGCTATCCAGGAGAACAAGAGCATGGCAGAGCTGCTGCTATAACCGTTTTCCAATTCGGTGCAAGAGTGGCTTTCACCCGTGA
- the LOC128836531 gene encoding complement decay-accelerating factor-like isoform X2, producing the protein MSPGLPDPALALGLLALLLPGTRGDCGPLPKLNHAIPSDMDRAEGFPVDTQVTYRCRDGFVKIPGKSDTVVCLSNSQWSNINEFCGRSCGAPTRLKFAALSKEDESKNYHPVGGTVRYTCRPGYENITKMLLVRTCLENLTWSEAPEFCRRKSCGHPGELLHGRAVHITEFLYGAKIDFLCEDGYKLIGRPFIQCRLKGDEVEWSQLPTCQVITCPSPPYIANGTYDGRGVENFAYNSTVTYRCDPGFRLIGAASIHCTTKDKTSGIWSGPAPECKDTTAHVLLKGNKTSDTFSGSNKASNNTVLEQHKKKRIKRPYYVSQFQNKRFTITSSRSSSFPRGDLRTRVGLLHHCSDLLYHCTLIRTIVLSEPRKDLFAARVTWESLEYYPAPRAFKT; encoded by the exons ATGTCCCCGGGGCTCCCCGACCCCGCGCTGGCTCTGGGGCTCCTGGCGCTGCTGCTGCCCGGGACTCGCG GTGACTGTGGGCCCCTGCCAAAGCTGAATCATGCTATCCCCTCTGATATGGATCGGGCAGAGGGCTTCCCTGTTGACACACAAGTTACATACAGGTGCCGTGATGGCTTTGTTAAAATCCCTGGAAAGTCAGACACTGTAGTGTGCCTTTCAAACTCACAATGGTCCAACATCAACGAGTTTTGTGGTC GTAGCTGTGGTGCCCCAACAAGGTTAAAGTTTGCTGCCTTAAGTAAGGAAGATGAGAGCAAGAATTACCATCCTGTTGGGGGCACTGTGAGATATACTTGTCGCCCAGGGTATGAGAACATCACGAAAATGCTTCTTGTTCGTACTTGTCTTGAAAACTTAACATGGTCAGAAGCCCCTGAGTTTTGTAGAA GGAAATCATGTGGTCATCCAGGAGAACTACTCCATGGCAGAGCTGTTCATATAACAGAATTTCTATATGGTGCAAAAATAGACTTCCTCTGTGAAGATGG gTACAAACTGATTGGGCGGCCTTTCATTCAATGTAGGCTTAAGGGAGATGAAGTTGAATGGAGTCAACTTCCAACTTGCCAAG TGATTACTTGTCCTTCCCCTCCTTACATTGCCAATGGGACATACGATGGCAGGGGTGTAGAAAATTTTGCTTATAACTCAACAGTAACTTACCGCTGTGACCCTGGGTTCCGGCTTATTGGAGCTGCCTCCATTCATTGTACAACAAAAGATAAAACAAGTGGAATCTGGAGTGGACCTGCTCCTGAATGCAAAG ACACAACTGCACATGTCctattaaaaggaaataaaacaagtgATACTTTCTCAG GTTCTAATAAGGCATCCAATAACACGGTACTTGAGCAACATAagaaaaagagaataaaaagacCGTATTATGTATCACAATTCCAAAACAAACGTTTCACCATCACTTCCTCCCGGTCTTCCTCATTTCCCAGAGGTGACCTGAGGACACGAG TTGGATTACTCCACCACTGTTCAGATTTGCTGTACCACTGTACATTAATCAGAACTATTGTTCTGTCAGAACCAAGGAAAGATCTATTTGCCGCCAGAGTTACATGGGAATCTCTGGAGTATTACCCAGCGCCACGTGCTTTCAAAACTTAA